A genomic window from Silene latifolia isolate original U9 population chromosome Y, ASM4854445v1, whole genome shotgun sequence includes:
- the LOC141626415 gene encoding histone H2A.6-like, with translation MAGRGKTLGSSATKKATSRSSKAGLQFPVGRIARFLKAGKYAERVGAGAPVYLAAVLEYLAAEVLELAGNAARDNKKTRIVPRHIQLAVRNDEELSKLLGDVTIANGGVMPNIHNLLLPKSKSGNKSAADDDS, from the exons ATGGCAGGAAGGGGTAAAACACTAGGCTCCTCCGCGACTAAGAAGGCCACATCTAGAAGTAGTAAGGCCGGTTTACAGTTCCCGGTTGGTCGTATTGCTCGATTCTTGAAAGCCGGTAAATATGCCGAACGTGTTGGTGCCGGTGCTCCGGTTTATCTCGCCGCCGTCCTTGAATACCTCGCCGCTGAG GTGTTGGAATTAGCAGGAAATGCAGCAAGAGATAACAAGAAGACTCGAATTGTACCCAGACATATTCAGTTGGCTGTGAGGAATGACGAGGAGCTAAGCAAATTGCTTGGCGATGTCACAATTGCCAATGGTGGTGTTATGCCTAACATCCACAACCTTCTTCTTCCCAAGTCCAAGTCTGGCAACAAGAGTGCTGCTGACGACGACAGTTAA